The following DNA comes from Gemmatimonadota bacterium.
ACTATATAAGACAAAATCCTAATTGGGAAACAGAACACGGTGAGGAGTTTAATCGAGATTTAGCAACCTTTGAACGCGAGATTAAACTTTTCCGTCGAGGGATAGACCTTATCCATCAAGATTCAGATGTACGTCTCTCTTTTCAGCTAACGAACGAAACTTTCAGACGTCTTGGAAGACATCCGACAAAACCAAAAACATCATGGCGTCTTTTCCAAATCGTTTTTATTGTTAGCCAAATTCCTGGAGTTGTATCGCTACGCGATTCGAATAGTCCTGACGAGGCAGAACGTGAGCAAGTCGATATTATCTACTTCCCCACTGGCGGCGGCAAGACAGAAGCCTATCTTGGCACAATTATTTTTCACTGCTTCTTTGATCGTTTGCGTGGAAAGCCAGCAGGAGTAACTGCTTGGACACGCTTTCCTCTTCGTCTGCTAACTTTACAGCAAACCCAGCGCATGGCCGATGTCATCGGCGTAGCCGAACTCGTGCGTCGAGAGCAAACAGACCCTCGTTTAGTTGGAGAAGATGTGGACCTCTTCGCCGTTGGCTATTTCGTAGGAAGTGAGGCAACGCCGAATGAGGTTCTTAACCCCCAGGCTTATACATACGCACAGCCAAAGGATAATGTTATATGGAGCCAAGCCAATGATCCTGACGAGAGACAACGCTGGAAACGAGTCGTTAGATGTCCAGCCTGTCGCACAGATACGGTATGGGTGGATTTTGATTCAGACTTAGTTCGAGTCATTCATCGCTGCACAAACGAGCAATGTGACTTCCCAAATGGTGAAATTCCCATCTATGTCATCGACAATGAGATATATCGCTACCTTCCCGCTGTCATTGTCGGTACTATCGACAAGTTAGCTGGAATAGGAAACCAGCGAAAATTCTCGCAGATTCTTGGGCTTGTAACTGGACGCTGCACACGTCACGGGTACTATGTGAAACAGTGCTGCCAGAGAGGCTGTGAATGGAAAGATGACCGAAGACATGCATTGGGTCTAGATCAGCCACCTCCACAAGGTTTGACTGGCCCCACTCTCTTTGTGCAAGACGAGCTACATTTACTGAAAGAAGGTTTAGGCACTTTCGACGGACACTACGAGACGTTCACACAAAAACTCCGGGCTGAGTTAGGTCAAACCAACACACTCAAACTTATTGCTTCATCGGCAACCATCGAAGCTTTTGAACGGCAAGTCGAACACCTCTATGGCCGTGCTAGTGCATTTGCGCGTCGTTTTCCGGGGCCAGGGCCGACTATCCGGGATTCTTTTTACGCTCAGACCTTAGAGTATCCTCAGCGTTTGTTCGTTGGCATCTTGCCGCATAACAAGACTATCTTCAACACGATGCTTGAGCTTATTGAACTTTATCACCGCGAGATTCAACGGCTTCAGAATTTGTCTTCTGGTACGTCCAATCCGTATCAAGGTACCTACCAGCCAGGAACACAACCATGGACAGATTTTCTTGACAACTACATTACATCTCTTACTTACTTCCTTGCAACGCGAGAACTTGATGGTATCCACACTGACCTAGAAGGCGATACCAATGGACGCTTTCGTCAGGATAAATTGAATCCTTTGAATATCCACGAACTTACTAGCAATACGAGTACTGCGGATGTGACGAGAATTCTTGAGCGACTAGAA
Coding sequences within:
- a CDS encoding helicase-related protein, which encodes MNNDMPQQNTAYNNSDHNLEDSLLAYYLAHQVRDRASGRTENECLENRPQDVYFIGNLRPSPVDDAQDNFLSELINKLAPTSFGAEFELSPQSEVITIQVALSWACYYRVFPTLDQQRSRQNQEGDAEDREEFEQTASNKNTIDDIVIEEEDQSVLKQQQEEENRRVEEESPEVTESATGRRRSRRVTDSLYIRFRKISCKASGSVILRRDGASGWSIDRSALQGAVDLETRRAQQVALDDSERLRTNDSPHTQIRIPDESLTDEDTYENFLATLDCEVVPEWAWQINTNIRIVEGEENALIPIFEFVNVSPSSDHRNNEPFLFDTEANFKVEGAEVRPFEVELAPQGFRYKRTMWGRGFNCAVEQNTISADQLFTTHTPIYEQQRYETRTEPEAPFDALATDPIPVLTNILSAMESYRAEWNQARGDYIRQNPNWETEHGEEFNRDLATFEREIKLFRRGIDLIHQDSDVRLSFQLTNETFRRLGRHPTKPKTSWRLFQIVFIVSQIPGVVSLRDSNSPDEAEREQVDIIYFPTGGGKTEAYLGTIIFHCFFDRLRGKPAGVTAWTRFPLRLLTLQQTQRMADVIGVAELVRREQTDPRLVGEDVDLFAVGYFVGSEATPNEVLNPQAYTYAQPKDNVIWSQANDPDERQRWKRVVRCPACRTDTVWVDFDSDLVRVIHRCTNEQCDFPNGEIPIYVIDNEIYRYLPAVIVGTIDKLAGIGNQRKFSQILGLVTGRCTRHGYYVKQCCQRGCEWKDDRRHALGLDQPPPQGLTGPTLFVQDELHLLKEGLGTFDGHYETFTQKLRAELGQTNTLKLIASSATIEAFERQVEHLYGRASAFARRFPGPGPTIRDSFYAQTLEYPQRLFVGILPHNKTIFNTMLELIELYHREIQRLQNLSSGTSNPYQGTYQPGTQPWTDFLDNYITSLTYFLATRELDGIHTDLEGDTNGRFRQDKLNPLNIHELTSNTSTADVTRILERLERTANFEDADTVLATNMVSHGVDIDRFNAMIFYGMPRQTAEYIQASSRVGRAHVGLVVTCVH